A portion of the Callithrix jacchus isolate 240 chromosome 13, calJac240_pri, whole genome shotgun sequence genome contains these proteins:
- the PSMG2 gene encoding proteasome assembly chaperone 2, with the protein MFVPCGELAPDLAGFTLLMPAVSVGNVGQLAIDLIISTLNMSKIGYFYTDCLVPMVGNNPYATAEGNSTELSINAEVYSLPSRKLVALQLRSIFIKYKSKPFCEKLLSWVKSSSCARVIVLSSSHSYQRNDLQLRSTPFRYLLTPSMQKSVQNKIKSLNWQEMEKSRCIPEIDDSEFCIRIPGGGITKALYDESCSKEIQMAVLLKFVSEGDNVPDALGLVEYLNEWLQIIKPPLQSDDPSAATSRWKIPSSWRLLFGSGLPPALF; encoded by the exons ATGTTCGTTCCCTGCGGGGAGTTGGCCCCCGACCTTGCCGGCTTCACCCTCTTGATG CCAGCAGTATCTGTTGGAAATGTTGGCCAGCTTGCAATAGATTTGATTATTTCTACATTGAATATGTCTAAGATTGGTTACTTCTATACCGATTGTCTTGTGCCAATGGTTGGAAACAATCCATATGCGACTGCAGAAGGAAATTCAACAGAACTTAGTATAAATGCTGAAG TATATTCATTGCCTTCAAGAAAGCTGGTGGCTCTTCAGTTAAGATCCATTTTTATTAAG TATAAATCAAAGCCATTCTGTGAAAAACTGCTTTCCTGGGTGAAAAGTAGCAGCTGTGCCAGAGTCATTGTTCTTTCAAGCAGTCATTCATATCAACGTAATGATCTGCAGCTTCGTAG TACTCCGTTCCGGTACCTCCTTACACCTTCCATGCAAAAAAgtgttcaaaataaaataaagagcctTAACTggcaagaaatggaaaaaagccGGTGTATTCCTGAAATAGATGATTCCGAGTTTTGTATCCGCATTCCGGGAGGAGGTATCACAAAAGCACTCTATGATGAAAG ctGTTCTAAAGAAATCCAGATGGCAGTTCTGCTGAAATTTGTTTCAGAAGGGGACAACGTCCCAGATGCATTAGGTCTTGTTGAGTATCTTAATGAGTGGCTTCAGATAATCAAACCACCT TTACAGAGTGATGACCCCTCAGCAGCTACTTCACGGTGGAAAATACCAAGTTCTTGGAGATTACTCTTTGGCAGTGGTCTTCCCCCTGCACTTTTTtga